TCGCTATTGTTGGCCACCAGCACCCCCATGTCGAATTCGTCGCCCGGCGCCGCCACATAGGGTTGCTGCGGTTGAATCACATAGGCTTGGGCGGCGACGGTTTGCGACACCGGCACCGCCAATTTGCCGGCATTCACGGCCACGGCAATGACCCGAATCTTGCCATTGAAATAGTCCGGTACCGGTATCGACAGCGTATTTTCGCCCGGTTCGGCAGCAATAATGCCGGACCAAAACGCCATCGGCGCCTTGTGTTTGCGGGCGAAGGGGTTTTTGTATTTACCCAGCTGGGCATCCTCGTCGCCGCCCGGCGCCGACAATTTATGCACCAACGCAAAATCCGGCAGGATCAAATCCAGAATCTGATGACTTTTGACCTGCAAAGCCCGTTTACGGAAAAAATAATCCAGCGGCGCGGGATTGCTGTAATGCGCAAATTGCAGGATGCCCTCGTCGACCGCATACAGCACCAGTTTGGTAGCTTCGTTGACGTGGTAACTGACATCCAGCGTGCTACCGGGCCGCACTTTTTCCGGTACCTTCAAGCTGATGTTTTGCGTATAACGCTGCTTGGAAATACTGAACGGCACCACCCCGTAACTGAGCGGGCTCATATAGATTTCCCGCGAATCCAGCGAACGTACAAACGCTACAGACAAATACGCGTTGCCACTGATGTTGTCCGGCAAGGTGATTTTCTGACTGGAGGCCGTGGTGCCGATTTTGAACCATTGGCTGGTCAGTACGCCGTCCTGTTCGACGGTAATCAGGCCGGCGCCCTGATAGGGAGCGACGATTTGCACTTCCAGCGTTTCACCGGGCTGGTATTCGGCTTTGTTCAGGGTCAGATTCAATTCGGCGTTGCGCTCGACGTTGCGGCTGACATTGCCGTCGCCAGCTACCGTATAGTCGGCCCGATTCAAGGTTTCGCCCTGCGAATTTTTGAACAGCACGTAAAAACGGCCGGGGTTATCGCTGGGTAGCGTAAAATCGGCTCTGCCATTTTGCAGAGTTACAGGCTGACTGTTGCGCAGTTCCTGGCGCTGCACAGACTGGTATTGGTACAAGCCGTCCTCACGCTTCACCAACGTCGATACGTAACGGACTTCAAATATACCCGCCGTCAGACTTTCGTTTTGGCGCGGCTGAAAGTCTGCCCCCAAGGCCAACAGACTCAGCTTACGCGGACTGTCTTTACTGATGTAATCCAAACTGCCGTCCGCTTTATAGCCCAGCAAATAGCGCTGACTGGAAACCAGCGCGGTTGCCATGGCAATAACCGATCGGCCCGAACCTTTCTCGAAACCTTCGCCGGCCAGCGAAATTTCATAAACCGGTTCGGCAATGCCGGCCAGCGGCAGATCGAAAATCGCTTCGCCTTCGGCATTGGTTTTAACTTCGCCCAAGGCTTGCGGGGTATCGGGAATGTTTTCCGGCGCCGAGCGGCGGAAGCGGTAATCGCTGAACCCCGGTACCTGCCCTGCCCAAGGCCGGGCGGTTAATTCCAGCTTGGCGACATTGCCCTCGGCGGCGGTGCCGAACAGGTTGCGCACCGTAATGCGCGCCTTGGCACCCTCCGGGACTATCCAGCCCTTGGCCGGGGCATTCAATAACTCGGTTTTAACCTGCAAGCGGTCGGGCTGGAACTCTTCCACCCGCACCCGGGTGCTGCCCAGGGATTTTTTGCTTTTATCGGCCACGATCAACTCGACCCGGTACGTGCCGGTTTTGCCGGCAGCAGGGCTGGTCCAGCTGATTTCCTCGAAACCTTCGGCGCCGAAGCCTAGGGTGCGGCTCCAGACTTCCTGCAGCTCCGGATCGCGGATCACGGCTTTCAGCGGCAAACCGGCCGGCAACGGCGACCAATCGCGTTTGCGCAAGATCAAGCCGATATTGACCGTATCGCCGGGCCGGTAGATGCCGCGGTCGGAAAACAAATAAGCCTGCAAACTATCGGCGCTGTCGTGCAGACCGTCGATATCGAAGCGCGATACGTCCAGCTGCCGATTGTCGCGGTTGAACGGCAAAAACGACAAATCGCCGTCTTTTTCGGCTAAATACACCGTTGGGGTTTTTTCGGCCTTTAACCCTTCGGTCGTCGGAAAATTGACTTGACCTTGCGCATCGGTTTTGCCACTGAACACCGCCACACCGTTCATACCCAATAGCGAGACTTGCGCGCCGGCCACCGGTTGGCCGGTGCGGAACGACATCACGAAGATCGTCTGTTTACCGTCGGAGGCGGTTTTCGCCAATAAGCCCATATCGGTGAGCAACACCAGACGCTTGTCCTGATCGACTTCAGAATCGGTATCCGCATCGCAACCATTTTGCTCCGAGTCGTTCTCCTCGCCTTCCGCATACTGCTGATTTTCGCTGTCGTCGTCGCCCGCTTCTTCCTGATTTTGGCAACTCTCGGCCGGCTCCGGTTTCTTTTCCGCCACCGACAGCAAAAACAGACCGCGCGGCGGATAGCCGTTGGTTTTGGTAAAGCGGCCAAAGTCCACTGCAAAGTATTGCCTTTGCATGGCCTGGCCGGCCGGCAATATTTCATCGTAGCTGTAGGTTTCTGCGAAATGCTCTATCGGCAAGTTGAAATCCGGATTCTGAAAGCTGCCGGAGGTGAATTGCACCAAATGATGCATGTTGTGCGGCAAAATGCGTTGTAATTGCACCTTGACCTGATTGACCCCGCGCGTGGTGACACCAAGTTTTTTATCGCCGCTCAGACTCAGTAAGGAGCCTTCGTGCAATATTTTCAGTTCGCGCTGGTTGGCACCCAATTCTTTCAGATAACGGGCATCTTTCGTCAGGCGAAATCCGTCCACACTTTCCAGACCTTTGTTCACCGTAACCAGTAATTGCCGGTTCTCCGGGGCGCTGAAATTCAAATGTTGCTCGCGCTTGTCCTCGCTGCCGGAATCGCGCCACGCGACCGAAACCGGCGTCGAAGCTTTCAACACTTCGGCATCGACCTGATTGGGGCTTTGCCATTCCGTGATGCGTTTTTGGGCGCAAAACATAGGCCGCTCGGGATTCTTCAGCGAGCAATCCGGCAATATAAATACCTGCACGGCATTTTCAAGCTGAGTCGGGTCTTGCAGCGGCACGTTGGTTTTCAACACGATCAACCGCTCTATGGTATCGTCTTCCTTGATGACGCTATTGAGTTCCAGTTCGCTGATTTGCAGATAATCCAGTGCACTGGGAATAGCCAGCGTACGGTAGCTGTCGCGCTGGCTGGGTTGTCCGCCGCTGGCCGCGGCTATGCCTTTGTCTAGCACCAGCTTGATTTCGCTAGGCGCATCCCCGATTTGGATCGGCGCGGATTTTAGATAAGCCAACAGGGGATGCTTGTCGTCGTAACTAATTTCGAAGGCCAAGGCATTTTCGAAGCGTTTGGCCGGCAAAGTCCGCGACCACACGGCGACCTTGGCGGCCAGACTGTCGCGTTGTGGCGGATAGCTAAACGCCAAGGTGGCCGTCAGCCGTTTGATTTTCGGCGCCTGCGGATCGCTGTAAAGCTGTAAGGAGGCGATTTCGGCGCGCATGTCCGGCATGGCGAGTTCGGCGCTGTATTGCGGTTTTTCGAAACGCACATTGGGGAAAGCCCCCTGGTCCAGGGTTATTTGATAATGCGTGCCGGGCTTCAATAAATCCGGGGTTTTCGGCGTAAAGAGCAAATCCGCGCCGCCGGCGACTTCACCATATTTCCAACTGCCTTCGATAGCCGGGTTGATCGCAATTCCGCTTTCGACCGGTTTACCCGCATTCGCTTTGGTAGCCGATTCAGCCAGTGCTTGTCCTTTCAGCGAAACCAACAGCTTGTCTTCACGCCTATCGACAGCGATGCCGCTGACAGTGGGCACTTGCTTGGTGTCGCTTTTGTCCCAATCGCTGCGTTTTACCGGTAATTCGCACTCAGCGCCGCTTGCCAGTTCGGCCGTTTCCACAAGTTTTCGATCGGCCGTCAGCAGTTGCACGTTACCGGCCGCGAACAGCGCTTTGATGCCGGTGTCTTCGGCGGGGCGCAGCAAGGGATCGCTGATGGCCGTGATGCGCGTGCCCTCCCCGGCATGCATTGCAATGGCGGTGCCGTTAGCCAGGGCGGCGCTGAAAACCGGCTTGACCACCGGATAATTCAATTCCAGCAAAAACTCCAGCGAACGGCGTAACGGGGCTTCGTCGGTATCGATCCAGCGACATTGCTGGCGTATCACCTGCAGCGCGGGGGTGTGGAACTTCAATAAGGTTTGTTCCAGGGTATAGCTGGGATGCAGTTTTAAATCGTCCAGGGAGATCCTGATGATAGCGTCGGGCTTGAGCGTTTGCGTTTTAGGGTAAAACACTAATCTCGACGGATCTTGCCAACGCCATTCGCCTTCGATGGCCGGCTGTAGTTCGGGCAGGGCTTCGGTCAAGGGTTCGCCGTTATCGTCCGGCGGTGCCAAGGCATCGGTAAAATTCAACACCAGTACCGTGGTCCAGTGTTGATGATTCAACAGATAGACGGAAGGCGCCGCCGCGCTGTGGGTTTGCTCCCGGCAAGCCGGTAATATCAACATTAAACACAGTAGAATGGTCAATCTTCCGATTAAACCCTGGCGCGATGGCGTGATCATAAGCGATTTTTCCTTTTCATCCAGCTGGCATGCGATGATTTTTTGCGGTGCGGCAGATCAGGCCGATCCGCCAGGCTGCAAGCATAGACCATGGCGCCGCCGCCAACCACCGATTATTGCAGGGGAACACCGAATCAAGCCGTTACCGGTTACCGGGGCCAGGCCAATTAGCGCGTAAAGCCCGAGCAAAACCTATGAGGTTTACGGGCTGCGGGCTTGATCAGCATGTCGTCCGGTGCTACGCCGGTTTCCGAAACCGTTTGGGGGTAGTACGGAATATATGCCATTATTCCATCGGATATTTTTAGGGGGTCGCAGCTATGAGTTTTGCCACTTTGGGTCAATTATTTCTGTTCTTGTTATGGCCGGCAATGTTTCTGGTGATTTTGTACTTTGCGGACAAGGAAAAGTTTAAACAACGTTTGAAGCAGTTTAAGTTTAAGGATTGGTAACATCGACGGGATGTTCAGATTTTTTATTCCGCGACCCGAGAGTAAGACGCTTATCGGAGTCGATTTGACCACTCCTTCGCGGACGCAGACTTCCAAATCCGGATGAATTTGCTTAAACAAGCGAACGATACGCGTCTGCGGTGGAGGCTAAACCTAAGGGTCGTAACGTATAGCCGGCAGGCATTCGATTATCCGTTCGGATCGATCTACCCGGTGGCGGCTTATGCTCACTGTGTCTTAATGAAAGCAGAAAAAACAACCTTATGTGCGATACCGAACAGACGGTTTTGCCAGGGTTGGCTATGTTAAGCACAAATGGCTTCGGCTTGGTTTGCCAAACTCTATTGCAATGACTCGCATGTCAAACAGTCTTCACGGCCATACGGGCCACTCACCGTAGCAAATCTATT
This sequence is a window from Methylomonas methanica MC09. Protein-coding genes within it:
- a CDS encoding alpha-2-macroglobulin family protein, translating into MITPSRQGLIGRLTILLCLMLILPACREQTHSAAAPSVYLLNHQHWTTVLVLNFTDALAPPDDNGEPLTEALPELQPAIEGEWRWQDPSRLVFYPKTQTLKPDAIIRISLDDLKLHPSYTLEQTLLKFHTPALQVIRQQCRWIDTDEAPLRRSLEFLLELNYPVVKPVFSAALANGTAIAMHAGEGTRITAISDPLLRPAEDTGIKALFAAGNVQLLTADRKLVETAELASGAECELPVKRSDWDKSDTKQVPTVSGIAVDRREDKLLVSLKGQALAESATKANAGKPVESGIAINPAIEGSWKYGEVAGGADLLFTPKTPDLLKPGTHYQITLDQGAFPNVRFEKPQYSAELAMPDMRAEIASLQLYSDPQAPKIKRLTATLAFSYPPQRDSLAAKVAVWSRTLPAKRFENALAFEISYDDKHPLLAYLKSAPIQIGDAPSEIKLVLDKGIAAASGGQPSQRDSYRTLAIPSALDYLQISELELNSVIKEDDTIERLIVLKTNVPLQDPTQLENAVQVFILPDCSLKNPERPMFCAQKRITEWQSPNQVDAEVLKASTPVSVAWRDSGSEDKREQHLNFSAPENRQLLVTVNKGLESVDGFRLTKDARYLKELGANQRELKILHEGSLLSLSGDKKLGVTTRGVNQVKVQLQRILPHNMHHLVQFTSGSFQNPDFNLPIEHFAETYSYDEILPAGQAMQRQYFAVDFGRFTKTNGYPPRGLFLLSVAEKKPEPAESCQNQEEAGDDDSENQQYAEGEENDSEQNGCDADTDSEVDQDKRLVLLTDMGLLAKTASDGKQTIFVMSFRTGQPVAGAQVSLLGMNGVAVFSGKTDAQGQVNFPTTEGLKAEKTPTVYLAEKDGDLSFLPFNRDNRQLDVSRFDIDGLHDSADSLQAYLFSDRGIYRPGDTVNIGLILRKRDWSPLPAGLPLKAVIRDPELQEVWSRTLGFGAEGFEEISWTSPAAGKTGTYRVELIVADKSKKSLGSTRVRVEEFQPDRLQVKTELLNAPAKGWIVPEGAKARITVRNLFGTAAEGNVAKLELTARPWAGQVPGFSDYRFRRSAPENIPDTPQALGEVKTNAEGEAIFDLPLAGIAEPVYEISLAGEGFEKGSGRSVIAMATALVSSQRYLLGYKADGSLDYISKDSPRKLSLLALGADFQPRQNESLTAGIFEVRYVSTLVKREDGLYQYQSVQRQELRNSQPVTLQNGRADFTLPSDNPGRFYVLFKNSQGETLNRADYTVAGDGNVSRNVERNAELNLTLNKAEYQPGETLEVQIVAPYQGAGLITVEQDGVLTSQWFKIGTTASSQKITLPDNISGNAYLSVAFVRSLDSREIYMSPLSYGVVPFSISKQRYTQNISLKVPEKVRPGSTLDVSYHVNEATKLVLYAVDEGILQFAHYSNPAPLDYFFRKRALQVKSHQILDLILPDFALVHKLSAPGGDEDAQLGKYKNPFARKHKAPMAFWSGIIAAEPGENTLSIPVPDYFNGKIRVIAVAVNAGKLAVPVSQTVAAQAYVIQPQQPYVAAPGDEFDMGVLVANNSEQAGKQDLQVSVAAGEVLELLSPNPQTLSLNQGQDGTVRFHAKVKDKLGPVNVQYQVAGGSETAGYSEEMSIRPSQPLLTTLQGGVLTVEQQRKGEVRKLDLQRDLYPEQRQTELALSLTPAAYLRGIVEFLKNYPYGCTEQIASQAFPAAVLGANPELGLSAKDVQTQLERSIRTLQTRQKHDGSFGYWTAADEGMPFYSMYATHMLLEAKDRSHNVPEAMLQRALAYADEFAQSRQYTPDQHDAKAYAFYLLARNGQNVAERLRAFEADLQSQSKSSGQPIASRSRFFIGAAYKLHHLDQDAERQFDDIRQQWQTSGILPTDMQNNPENLSLYLYLVGKHLPELLDTQDPKFGGYMLELGQDLVGQRMNSFRGSMALLGLGSLWTRFEQDQQQSFTVLAGTPLAQLELQGKSIKTALLTPTIRPLELRGEGKWSLYYQLSETGYDRAPPSAAISQKLTVNRQMLNDKGEAITRLGLQDKLHIRIALHPDQAMRDVAVVMLVPGGFEIDLSEHGLAERKSLPIDKKPLWQPEYIDVQEDRLVLFGDLDGGEKYFEFRLKPLNSGTYQVPPVFAEGMYDTEILYRGLGDTIKVEE